The following proteins are encoded in a genomic region of Arcobacter cloacae:
- a CDS encoding HugZ family protein translates to MITENLDEFLEPLKSLTIASLDEKGFPFSSYAPFVKYKHKYYVYLSLMAKHSSNLSLNPKASIFFCEDEKDCKNIFGKKRVSIQCEAKRLEQNTKQEEEILEQFREKFGKEMIDMLYKMKDFYLFEFTPFYGEAVFGFGKAYNLGGENFEIFVERPNLPHTGHEKK, encoded by the coding sequence ATGATAACAGAAAATTTAGATGAATTTTTAGAGCCTTTAAAAAGTCTTACGATAGCTTCACTGGATGAAAAAGGTTTTCCTTTTTCATCTTATGCTCCATTTGTAAAATACAAACACAAATATTATGTTTATTTATCTTTGATGGCAAAACACTCTTCAAATTTGAGTTTAAACCCAAAAGCTTCTATTTTCTTTTGTGAAGATGAAAAGGATTGTAAAAATATCTTTGGAAAAAAAAGAGTCTCTATTCAGTGTGAAGCAAAAAGATTAGAACAAAATACAAAACAAGAAGAAGAGATACTTGAACAATTTAGAGAAAAATTTGGAAAAGAGATGATAGATATGCTTTATAAAATGAAAGATTTTTATCTTTTTGAATTTACACCATTTTATGGAGAAGCTGTTTTTGGTTTTGGCAAAGCCTATAATTTAGGTGGCGAAAACTTTGAAATTTTTGTAGAAAGACCAAACCTTCCACACACAGGGCATGAAAAAAAATAA
- a CDS encoding ATP-binding protein, whose product MNETFDYEKLKLFYIGKEKVNENYVPLVYKNKDLLTHAAIIGMTGSGKTGLGISLLEEAAIDNIPSIIIDPKGDMTNLLLTFPNLNGSDFEPWIEEQDAINNGSNVKEFAQKTADLWKNGLEKDFQSASRVEKLKNSADFTIYTPGSNAGVQISILSSFKAPSKEVLEDNDLLVSLINSTVSSILSLIDEKNDSSSKESILISSIFMNYFLEGKDLSLEELITLIVTPPFSKIGIFDLETFFGQADRLKLALKLNTIIANPAFKTWIEGETLDISNLLYDESGKAKVSIFSIAHLNDSQRMFFVSLLLNQMVSWMRRQEGTTSLKALLYMDEIFGYFPPNSNPPSKLPMLTLLKQARSFGIGIILSTQNPVDIDYKGLANIGTWFIGRLQTKQDKEKVIDGLSSANEGNLDKNEIMNLLSNLEKRNFILKNINEDGIKLFQTRWALSYLKGPIPKEGIKKLMAEKLNSLSKKEQKNEESHTLINIEKSIPKPIIPNSLSQKYHYSSQNSAYYLQPYLICSCDIHYVNVSKAIDLKTNESFKIYLDETMKEINFEDKEDVESNSYDTKEKPNSFYYEIPSFIQNERELKSIEKSFADYIYRNSKLTLYKNDALKITSKQDESLSDFKIRLQDRLNEKIDLEVEKLQERFKKENDSFEKKLNSLYERLQREQQQATSTTTDTIISIGTSILGAFFGRSSTATTIGKVATGAKSATKILKEKNDVKQVQNEINQLQEEKESLKILLENEIEKINSSNLSSNYPIEEIFIKPKRSDIYNIKLELLWKEQL is encoded by the coding sequence ATGAATGAGACTTTTGATTATGAAAAATTAAAGCTTTTTTATATTGGAAAAGAAAAAGTAAATGAAAACTATGTTCCTTTAGTTTATAAAAATAAAGATTTATTAACCCATGCTGCTATTATTGGTATGACAGGAAGTGGTAAAACAGGACTTGGTATTTCACTTTTAGAAGAAGCTGCTATTGATAATATTCCATCAATTATTATTGACCCAAAAGGTGATATGACAAATCTACTTCTTACTTTTCCAAATCTAAATGGAAGTGATTTTGAACCTTGGATTGAAGAACAAGATGCTATTAATAATGGTTCAAACGTAAAAGAGTTTGCACAAAAAACTGCTGATTTATGGAAAAATGGACTTGAAAAAGATTTTCAAAGTGCAAGTAGAGTTGAAAAACTAAAAAACTCTGCTGATTTTACTATTTATACGCCAGGAAGTAACGCAGGAGTTCAAATCTCTATTTTGTCATCTTTTAAAGCGCCTTCAAAAGAAGTTTTAGAAGATAATGATTTATTAGTTTCTTTGATAAACTCAACAGTTTCATCTATTTTATCTTTGATTGATGAAAAAAATGACTCCTCTTCAAAAGAGTCTATTTTAATCTCTTCAATTTTTATGAACTATTTTTTAGAAGGAAAAGATTTAAGCCTTGAAGAGTTGATTACTTTGATTGTAACTCCTCCTTTTTCAAAAATAGGAATCTTTGATTTAGAGACATTTTTTGGTCAAGCAGATAGACTAAAACTAGCCCTTAAACTAAATACAATTATTGCAAATCCAGCTTTTAAAACTTGGATAGAAGGAGAAACATTAGATATTTCAAATCTACTTTATGATGAATCAGGAAAAGCAAAAGTCTCTATTTTTTCAATTGCTCATCTAAACGATTCTCAAAGAATGTTTTTTGTTTCACTTTTATTAAACCAAATGGTTTCTTGGATGAGAAGACAAGAGGGAACTACTTCACTTAAAGCCCTACTTTATATGGATGAGATTTTTGGATATTTTCCACCAAATTCAAATCCTCCATCAAAATTACCGATGCTTACACTTTTAAAACAAGCAAGAAGTTTTGGAATTGGAATTATTTTATCTACTCAAAATCCAGTTGATATAGATTATAAAGGTTTAGCAAATATTGGAACTTGGTTTATAGGACGACTTCAAACAAAACAAGATAAAGAAAAAGTAATTGATGGATTAAGTTCAGCAAATGAAGGAAATTTAGATAAAAATGAGATTATGAATCTTCTATCAAATTTAGAAAAAAGAAATTTTATTCTTAAAAACATAAATGAAGATGGAATAAAACTATTTCAAACAAGATGGGCTTTATCATACTTAAAAGGTCCTATTCCTAAAGAGGGAATAAAAAAATTAATGGCTGAAAAATTAAACTCTTTATCAAAAAAAGAACAAAAAAATGAAGAAAGCCATACTTTAATAAACATAGAAAAAAGTATTCCAAAACCTATTATTCCAAATAGTTTATCCCAAAAATATCACTATTCATCTCAAAATAGTGCTTATTATTTACAACCTTATTTGATTTGTTCTTGCGATATTCACTATGTAAATGTAAGTAAAGCTATAGATTTAAAAACTAATGAAAGTTTTAAAATCTATTTAGATGAAACAATGAAAGAGATAAATTTTGAAGATAAAGAAGATGTTGAATCAAACTCTTATGACACAAAAGAGAAACCAAACTCTTTTTATTATGAAATTCCAAGTTTTATCCAAAATGAAAGGGAATTAAAATCAATAGAAAAAAGTTTTGCTGATTATATTTATAGAAATTCAAAACTTACTTTATACAAAAATGATGCTTTAAAAATCACTTCAAAACAAGATGAGAGTTTAAGTGATTTTAAAATTAGACTTCAAGATAGACTAAATGAAAAAATTGATTTAGAGGTTGAAAAACTTCAAGAAAGATTCAAAAAAGAGAATGACTCCTTTGAAAAAAAACTAAATAGTTTATATGAAAGACTTCAAAGAGAACAACAACAAGCAACATCTACTACAACAGATACTATAATCTCTATAGGAACTTCTATTTTAGGGGCTTTCTTTGGTAGGTCATCAACAGCAACAACTATTGGAAAAGTGGCAACTGGTGCAAAGAGTGCTACAAAAATCTTAAAAGAAAAAAATGATGTTAAGCAAGTGCAAAATGAAATAAATCAACTACAAGAAGAAAAAGAGAGCCTTAAAATTTTACTTGAAAATGAGATTGAAAAAATCAACTCTTCAAATTTAAGTTCAAACTATCCAATTGAAGAGATTTTTATCAAACCAAAAAGAAGTGATATTTACAATATAAAATTAGAATTATTATGGAAAGAACAATTATGA
- a CDS encoding hemolysin family protein, which yields MEILILLFVLVIGTSFLCSILESVLLSTNVSYISVLEKNQPYLGTLLKKLKTDIDKSIASILILNTIANTLGATAIGVQAQTVFESNSTLVMIVSIILTFMILFFAEIIPKTIGAVYWKQLAPIAARIINIFIFITYPIILITQFVTKKIGKESCDTISREELIQSTLLSEEEGVIGDFESQIIENTLKLNSVKLKDILTPRSVVYAVEKNTSLKDMIEDKRTYKFSRIPVYEGNIDNIIGIVLGKKIFKQELTENNKTLEDIMKPVFSLHENIHVAKALNLFIQKKEHMFIVHDSYNQTEGIVTLEDCLETLLGLEIMDELDTTADMRKLALNKMKAKRKEKSKIEDLKNE from the coding sequence ATGGAAATTTTAATCTTACTATTTGTTCTTGTAATTGGAACTTCATTTTTGTGTTCTATTTTAGAATCTGTTTTGTTATCTACCAATGTATCATATATCTCTGTTTTAGAAAAAAATCAACCCTATTTAGGAACTTTACTAAAAAAATTAAAAACAGATATTGATAAATCTATTGCATCTATTCTTATATTAAATACAATAGCAAATACATTAGGAGCAACAGCAATTGGGGTACAAGCTCAAACTGTTTTTGAATCAAATAGCACTTTAGTTATGATAGTATCAATAATTCTTACTTTTATGATTTTGTTTTTTGCTGAAATAATCCCAAAAACAATAGGAGCTGTTTATTGGAAACAACTAGCACCAATAGCTGCAAGAATCATAAATATATTTATATTTATAACTTATCCTATCATTTTAATCACACAATTTGTAACTAAAAAAATTGGTAAAGAGAGTTGTGATACTATTTCAAGAGAAGAGTTAATCCAATCAACTCTATTAAGTGAAGAAGAGGGAGTAATTGGTGATTTTGAATCACAAATTATTGAAAATACACTTAAATTAAATAGTGTTAAACTAAAAGATATTTTAACACCAAGGTCTGTTGTATATGCTGTTGAAAAAAATACTTCACTTAAAGATATGATAGAAGATAAAAGAACATATAAATTTTCAAGGATTCCTGTTTATGAAGGAAATATCGATAATATTATAGGAATAGTTTTAGGTAAAAAAATCTTCAAACAAGAGTTAACAGAAAATAATAAAACCCTTGAAGATATTATGAAACCTGTATTTTCACTACATGAAAATATTCATGTAGCAAAAGCTTTAAATCTTTTTATTCAAAAAAAAGAACATATGTTTATAGTTCATGACTCTTATAATCAAACAGAAGGAATTGTAACTTTAGAAGATTGTTTAGAAACACTTTTAGGTCTTGAAATAATGGATGAACTAGACACAACAGCTGATATGAGAAAACTTGCTTTAAATAAAATGAAAGCAAAAAGAAAAGAAAAATCTAAAATAGAGGATTTAAAAAATGAATGA
- a CDS encoding DUF309 domain-containing protein, giving the protein MKIDYNIFNQKTAIDRFIFAIKNGYFVEAHELLEDDWNYYKKQGEINKALVLKGLINGATALALFHIKKKEEGHKKVWLAFEKYIPLLEEVDFEEKEKYYEAKEFLIKLNKMI; this is encoded by the coding sequence ATGAAAATAGATTATAATATTTTCAATCAAAAAACAGCTATTGATAGATTTATTTTTGCAATAAAAAATGGTTATTTTGTAGAAGCTCATGAACTACTTGAAGATGATTGGAACTATTATAAAAAACAGGGTGAAATAAACAAAGCCCTTGTTTTAAAGGGTTTAATAAACGGTGCAACTGCACTTGCTCTTTTTCATATTAAAAAAAAAGAAGAAGGACACAAAAAAGTTTGGCTTGCTTTTGAAAAATACATTCCTCTTTTAGAAGAAGTTGATTTTGAAGAAAAAGAAAAATATTACGAAGCAAAAGAGTTTTTAATAAAACTAAATAAGATGATATAA
- the uvrA gene encoding excinuclease ABC subunit UvrA: MTDTIKIFNACENNLKNINLEIPKNKLIVFTGLSGSGKSTLAFDTLYAEGQRRYIESLSSYARQFLDKIGKPNVERIEGLTPAIAIDQKTTSKNPRSTVGTITEVYDYFRLLYARVGKQHCHQCGQPISQMSASDVINQVLSLPNESKIVILAPLINRKKGSFADLLESLRNKGYVRAMIDGVMARLDEDIELEKNKMHTIKVVIDRVTVKEENKERIAQDVEKGLKESFGELEIEIINHEEVGVEKHIHYSEHMACFDCKISFEPLEPISFSFNSPKGACPSCDGLGIRYALDMKKVINEDLSIEDGAIKIIYGFNKGFYFKMLLAFCEQNNINIKIPFNSLEEHEKKAILHGTVDEVTFFWKKHKLVRKWEGIVKLAYDMIKEEKEMSEYMTEKKCDACNGNRLKPSSQSVFVANRNIPDILNIPIEDAHAFFQDDKNFEYLSEQNKMIAAPILKEIKERIFFLHDVGLGYITLGRDARTISGGEAQRIRVASQIGSGLTGVMYVLDEPSIGLHERDTNKLIKTLRALQEKGNTVIVVEHDKETIQAADYIVDIGPNAGKFGGEIVFAGTLKEMNKAKTLTAKYVTGAKKIDYVHNRPQEEFIEIKNVNINNIKDLDVQIPLKNLVSITGVSGSGKSSLILQTLLPVAKELLNHARKVKKVDGVEIEGLEKLDKVIYLDQSPIGRTPRSNPATYTGLMDDIRDLFAKTKEAMLRGYKIGRFSFNVKGGRCEKCQGEGEIKIEMHFLPDIMVKCDACQGHRYNSQTLEIMYKGKNISDVLNMSVDEALEFFSKVPKLNAKLQTLSDVGLGYITLGQNAVTLSGGEAQRIKLSKELSKKDTGNTLYVLDEPTTGLHFADVDRLTKVLHHLVELGNSVLVIEHNLDVIKNSDWVIDIGPEGGSKGGKIVDEGTPEFLAQNHKNSGSYTGYYLDKEINGK; this comes from the coding sequence ATGACAGATACTATAAAAATATTTAACGCTTGTGAAAATAACTTAAAAAATATTAATTTAGAAATACCAAAAAATAAGCTAATTGTATTTACAGGATTAAGTGGTTCTGGAAAATCTACATTAGCATTTGACACACTTTACGCTGAAGGGCAAAGAAGATATATAGAGTCTTTATCTTCTTATGCTAGACAGTTTTTAGATAAGATTGGAAAACCAAATGTTGAAAGAATAGAAGGATTAACTCCTGCTATTGCAATAGATCAAAAAACCACTTCAAAAAATCCTCGTTCAACTGTTGGAACTATCACTGAAGTTTATGATTATTTTAGACTTTTATATGCAAGAGTTGGAAAACAACATTGTCACCAATGTGGACAACCTATTTCTCAAATGAGTGCAAGTGATGTTATCAATCAAGTTTTATCTTTACCCAATGAATCAAAAATAGTAATTTTAGCACCATTAATAAACAGAAAAAAAGGAAGTTTTGCTGATTTATTAGAAAGTCTTAGAAATAAAGGTTATGTAAGAGCCATGATAGATGGAGTTATGGCAAGACTTGATGAAGATATCGAACTTGAAAAAAACAAAATGCATACTATTAAAGTAGTAATAGACAGAGTTACAGTAAAAGAAGAGAATAAAGAAAGAATTGCTCAAGATGTGGAAAAAGGTCTAAAAGAGAGTTTTGGAGAGTTAGAAATAGAGATTATAAATCATGAAGAAGTTGGAGTAGAAAAGCATATTCATTACTCAGAACATATGGCTTGTTTTGATTGTAAAATCTCTTTTGAACCACTTGAACCTATCTCTTTTTCTTTTAACTCACCAAAAGGTGCTTGTCCTTCTTGTGATGGTTTGGGAATTAGATATGCTTTAGATATGAAAAAAGTTATAAATGAAGATTTATCTATTGAAGATGGAGCTATTAAAATTATTTATGGATTTAATAAAGGCTTTTATTTCAAAATGCTTTTAGCATTTTGTGAACAAAATAATATAAACATAAAAATTCCTTTTAATTCTTTAGAAGAACACGAAAAAAAAGCCATTTTACATGGAACAGTAGATGAAGTTACATTTTTTTGGAAAAAACATAAATTAGTTAGAAAATGGGAAGGAATAGTAAAACTTGCCTATGACATGATAAAAGAAGAAAAAGAGATGAGTGAATACATGACTGAAAAGAAGTGTGACGCTTGTAATGGAAATAGATTAAAACCCTCTTCTCAAAGTGTTTTTGTAGCAAATAGAAATATTCCTGATATTTTAAATATTCCAATAGAAGATGCCCATGCATTTTTCCAAGATGATAAAAATTTTGAGTATTTAAGTGAGCAAAATAAGATGATTGCTGCACCTATACTAAAAGAGATTAAAGAGAGAATATTCTTTTTACATGATGTTGGACTTGGATATATAACTTTAGGAAGAGATGCTAGAACTATAAGTGGAGGAGAAGCTCAAAGAATTAGAGTAGCTTCACAAATTGGTTCAGGACTAACAGGAGTTATGTATGTTTTAGATGAGCCATCTATTGGACTTCATGAAAGAGATACAAATAAACTTATCAAAACTTTACGAGCTCTACAAGAAAAAGGAAATACTGTTATTGTAGTTGAGCATGATAAAGAGACGATTCAAGCAGCTGATTATATAGTTGATATTGGACCAAATGCAGGTAAATTTGGTGGAGAAATTGTATTTGCTGGAACTTTAAAAGAGATGAATAAAGCAAAAACTCTAACAGCAAAATATGTAACTGGTGCAAAAAAGATTGATTATGTTCACAACAGACCTCAAGAAGAGTTTATAGAGATAAAAAATGTAAATATAAATAACATAAAAGATTTAGATGTACAAATTCCACTAAAAAATCTTGTTTCAATAACGGGAGTTAGTGGAAGTGGTAAATCTTCACTTATTTTACAAACCCTACTTCCAGTTGCAAAAGAGCTTTTAAATCATGCAAGAAAAGTAAAAAAAGTAGATGGTGTAGAGATTGAAGGATTAGAAAAACTTGATAAAGTAATCTATCTTGACCAAAGTCCAATAGGAAGGACTCCCCGAAGTAATCCTGCAACTTATACTGGACTTATGGATGATATTAGAGATTTGTTTGCAAAAACAAAAGAAGCAATGCTTAGAGGTTATAAAATTGGACGTTTCTCTTTTAACGTAAAAGGAGGACGTTGTGAGAAGTGTCAAGGAGAAGGTGAAATCAAAATTGAAATGCACTTCTTACCTGATATTATGGTGAAATGTGATGCTTGTCAAGGGCATAGATATAATTCTCAAACTTTAGAGATAATGTACAAAGGTAAAAATATCTCTGATGTTTTAAATATGAGTGTAGATGAAGCTTTAGAATTTTTTTCAAAAGTTCCAAAACTAAATGCTAAACTTCAAACTCTAAGTGATGTAGGACTTGGATATATAACTTTAGGACAAAATGCAGTTACTTTAAGTGGTGGAGAAGCTCAAAGAATAAAACTAAGTAAAGAGTTAAGTAAAAAAGATACTGGAAATACTCTATATGTTTTAGATGAGCCAACAACTGGTTTACACTTTGCTGATGTTGATAGATTAACAAAAGTATTACATCACTTAGTAGAACTTGGTAACTCTGTACTTGTAATTGAGCATAATCTTGATGTTATTAAAAACTCTGATTGGGTTATTGATATTGGACCTGAAGGTGGAAGTAAAGGTGGAAAAATAGTTGATGAAGGAACACCTGAGTTTTTAGCACAAAATCATAAAAATTCTGGTTCATATACTGGATATTACCTAGATAAAGAGATAAATGGAAAATGA
- a CDS encoding TetR/AcrR family transcriptional regulator — protein sequence MAIKKTSKEEILKESIKLFKIQGYSNTSMANIADACGLIKGSIYHHFKSKDEIGMESLRYIHSYFDKEVFSIAYRTNLSDKEKIKLIVKKTDEYFLQSKGGCLLGNLALEVGTLNLEFKEEIKIYFTAWENAFANIFQNKYPKAKARELSKEYVALIQGSIMMMNLYDSSEEYLKVGEKIISLI from the coding sequence ATGGCAATCAAAAAAACATCAAAAGAAGAGATTTTAAAAGAGTCTATCAAACTTTTTAAAATACAAGGATATTCAAATACTTCAATGGCAAATATAGCAGATGCTTGTGGTTTGATAAAAGGAAGTATTTATCATCATTTTAAAAGTAAAGATGAAATAGGAATGGAATCTTTAAGATATATTCATAGCTACTTTGATAAAGAAGTTTTTTCTATTGCATATAGGACTAATTTATCGGATAAAGAAAAAATCAAACTTATAGTAAAAAAAACAGATGAATATTTTTTACAAAGTAAAGGTGGTTGTTTACTTGGAAATTTAGCTTTAGAAGTAGGCACTTTAAATTTAGAGTTTAAAGAAGAAATAAAGATATATTTTACCGCATGGGAAAATGCTTTTGCAAATATATTTCAAAACAAATATCCCAAAGCAAAAGCTAGAGAGTTATCCAAAGAGTATGTTGCTTTGATTCAAGGTTCAATTATGATGATGAATCTATACGATTCATCTGAAGAATATTTAAAAGTTGGTGAAAAAATCATCAGTTTAATCTGA